From the genome of Elusimicrobiota bacterium:
CAGACGAAATGATTCCTGCTGACTCCTGTCCACGATGCTGGAGCGCATAAAGTCCGAGATATGTCAACTTTGCTGATTCACTATGATTATAGACACCAAAAATTCCACACATATAAAGCCAGTGATTAAGCGATTAAGTAATTAAGTGGAAGACAAAACTTAACATTATATTTTTGTTCTAGCATATTCTACTACGTTTTTGAAAATAGCAAGTCCAACTGGTTCAATAGTTTTATTTCTTGTCCAAACAGGATACTGATATTTTGTTACGAATCTTTCCGGATGTGGCATTAAACCAAGAATATTACCGTCAGGATTCATTATTCCTGCGATATTATCAATTGAACCATTAGGATTGTATGGATACTCTGCACTATTTCCTGTTTCATCACAATACTTGAAGACAACCAGACCCTGTTTTTCCAATTTTTCAATTATTTCATTATCTGCATAAAATTTGCCTTCCGCATGTGCAATTGGTAGTTGAATAATTTCTGGCAGATTTCGTATCCAAAAATTTTGATTTTTGATTTTTGATTTTTGATTTTTTTTCAGATACACCCATCGGCATTCAAATTTTCCGGAGTCGTTCCATCCAAGTGTTACTGATTGCCTGTCGGTTACAAATGGAAGAAGTCCTGATTTTACAAGCACCTGAAAGCCGTTACAAATTCCGATAATAAGTTTTCCTGTTTTTGCAAATTTTATTATTTCGGCTTTTAGTTTATATTTTAACTTGTTTGCAAAAACTTTACCAGCCGAAATATCGTCGCCATACGAAAATCCACCGGGTATTGCCAGAATTTTATATTCGGAGATTTTTTTTTCTTTTCTTAAAAATCTATTTATATGAACGATTTCAGAACTTGCACCTGCCAAATTAAATCCTTGTGCTGTTTCAATATCATTATTTGTCCCTGCTGTTTTTAGTACTAAAACTTTAACCTTTTTCATAGATTCGCTTCGCTCATTACACAGAACTGACTCGGAACTTATACACGGAACTGACACTGAATAGTTCTGCTTCCGTTCCGTGTTAGGTTCTGTGTCTATTCCGTGCTTTATTCACAAATGCAACAAACAAGGGATGCGGCTTTAATGGTCTTGATTTAAACTCCGGATGAAATTGTGTTGCCACAAACCATGGATGTTTTTTTAACTCAACAATTTCAACGAGACCATTATATTCACCAGCAATTACAAGTCCACTATTTACCAATTTTTTTCTAAACTCATTATTAAACTCATAACGGTGTCTATGTCGTTCAGAGATATTTTTTACCTTGTATGCGATTTGAGAGGTTGTATTTTTTTTTAACTTACAAGGATAACTTCCAAGTCGCATTGTTGCGCCTTTGAGTTTAATTTTTTTCTGTTGTGGCAATAAGTCAATTACAGGATATGAGGTTTCAGGATTAAATTCAGTACTATTAGCATTTTTCAGCCCACATACATTTCTTGCAAACTCAATTACTGCACATTGCATTCCCAGACAAATTCCTAAAAATGGGATTTTATTTACTCTTGCATATCCTGCAACCTTTATTTTTCCTTCAATTCCTCTTTCACCAAAACCACCCGGCAGAATTATACCATCCACAGTTTTTAATTCATTCTGCAAAAATTTGCTTTCAACATCAATATATTTTATTTTTATATTTGTTTTATTTTTAAGTCCGGCGTGAATTAAAGCCGAATCTACGCTTTTATATGCGTCTTTTAATCCGGTATATTTTCCGCAAATACCGATTTGAACTTCTCGGGTGAATTCTTTTTTACTTTCAACCATTTTCTTCCATTCTGTTAAATTATGTTTTTTAGCACGGCATTTCAGATGCTTCAATATAATTTTATCTAATTTCTGTTCTTTCAGAATCAGCGGAATTGAATAAATATTTTCAGCGCCAACATCCTGTTCTTCTATTACTGCTTCTTTTTTTACACTACAAAATAACGAAATTTTGGATTTTATCTCGTCGGTCAGTGGTTTTTCACATCTCGCTATAATGATATTCGGCTCAATACCTATTTCTCTGAGTTTACCGACGGCTTGCTGTGTTGGTTTGGTTTTCAATTCTTCTGCTGCTTGAATATATGGAATCAAAGTAAGATGGATATACAAAACATTTTCCGAACCTTCATCTATTTTGAACTGTCTGATTGCCTCTAAAAATGGGAGGCCTTCTATATCCCCAACTGTTCCACCGAGTTCTACAATTGTTATCTCTGAGTTTTGTGCAGTTTTTTTGATTCTATTTTTTATCTCGTCGGTAATATGCGGTATTACTTGGATAGTCTTTCCCAAATAATCGCCATTACGTTCTTTTCGTAAGACGGTTTCATATACCTGTCCTGCTGTAAAATTATTTTCTTTAGACATATTCATATCTAAAAAGCGTTCGTAATATCCCAAATCCAAATCCGTTTCTGTGCCATCTTCTGTCACAAACACCTCACCGTGTTGATACGGGCTCATCGTTCCAGGGTCAACATTCAGGTAAGGGTCTATTTTTAACACAGTTATTTTAAGCCCTCTGCTTTTAAGGAGTAATCCAATAGATGCAGTTGTGATGCCTTTCCCTAATGATGATACAACCCCACCGGTGACAAAAACAAATTTTTTAATCATCATAACCTCTATTTTAATATCTTTCAGCTTTTATGGTACTAATAATAAGTAATGCTTTATTATTTTGTGGATTA
Proteins encoded in this window:
- the purQ gene encoding phosphoribosylformylglycinamidine synthase I is translated as MKKVKVLVLKTAGTNNDIETAQGFNLAGASSEIVHINRFLRKEKKISEYKILAIPGGFSYGDDISAGKVFANKLKYKLKAEIIKFAKTGKLIIGICNGFQVLVKSGLLPFVTDRQSVTLGWNDSGKFECRWVYLKKNQKSKIKNQNFWIRNLPEIIQLPIAHAEGKFYADNEIIEKLEKQGLVVFKYCDETGNSAEYPYNPNGSIDNIAGIMNPDGNILGLMPHPERFVTKYQYPVWTRNKTIEPVGLAIFKNVVEYARTKI
- a CDS encoding CTP synthase — protein: MKKFVFVTGGVVSSLGKGITTASIGLLLKSRGLKITVLKIDPYLNVDPGTMSPYQHGEVFVTEDGTETDLDLGYYERFLDMNMSKENNFTAGQVYETVLRKERNGDYLGKTIQVIPHITDEIKNRIKKTAQNSEITIVELGGTVGDIEGLPFLEAIRQFKIDEGSENVLYIHLTLIPYIQAAEELKTKPTQQAVGKLREIGIEPNIIIARCEKPLTDEIKSKISLFCSVKKEAVIEEQDVGAENIYSIPLILKEQKLDKIILKHLKCRAKKHNLTEWKKMVESKKEFTREVQIGICGKYTGLKDAYKSVDSALIHAGLKNKTNIKIKYIDVESKFLQNELKTVDGIILPGGFGERGIEGKIKVAGYARVNKIPFLGICLGMQCAVIEFARNVCGLKNANSTEFNPETSYPVIDLLPQQKKIKLKGATMRLGSYPCKLKKNTTSQIAYKVKNISERHRHRYEFNNEFRKKLVNSGLVIAGEYNGLVEIVELKKHPWFVATQFHPEFKSRPLKPHPLFVAFVNKARNRHRT